In one Chitinophaga sancti genomic region, the following are encoded:
- a CDS encoding 5-formyltetrahydrofolate cyclo-ligase: MLTKKDIRREFLEKRLNTPPELITTLNAQLLAQCRLLDFSPYKLAHIFLPIREKKEVDTQALVDQTRTTFPALQWVISRSNMSDSTMLHYLWEQNTVLEKNAYGIPEPTAGTLIAPADLDLVFVPLLAFDTDGHRVGYGKGMYDRFLEQCRPDVTTIGLSLFDPVAGIADIGSWDVPLSIVVTPHTIYHFTKS, translated from the coding sequence TTGTTAACAAAAAAGGATATACGCCGGGAGTTTCTTGAAAAAAGACTCAACACTCCCCCTGAACTGATTACCACGCTCAACGCGCAGCTGCTTGCTCAATGCCGGCTGCTGGATTTCAGCCCTTATAAGCTGGCACACATTTTTCTTCCTATCAGGGAAAAAAAAGAAGTGGATACACAGGCCCTTGTAGACCAGACCCGGACCACGTTCCCGGCTCTCCAATGGGTTATTTCCCGCTCCAATATGTCTGATAGCACCATGTTGCATTACCTTTGGGAGCAAAATACCGTACTGGAAAAGAACGCCTACGGCATTCCGGAGCCAACTGCCGGTACCCTTATCGCCCCGGCAGACCTTGACCTGGTATTCGTACCCCTGCTGGCTTTCGATACCGATGGTCACCGTGTAGGCTATGGCAAAGGGATGTATGACCGCTTCCTGGAGCAATGCCGCCCGGATGTGACGACCATCGGCCTGTCACTCTTCGATCCCGTTGCCGGTATCGCAGACATCGGTTCCTGGGATGTACCACTTAGTATCGTGGTCACCCCGCACACCATCTATCATTTTACAAAAAGCTGA
- the bioD gene encoding dethiobiotin synthase produces MTNRIFITGIGTGVGKTITSAIITESLQADYWKPVQTGLTEGTDTDTIKKLLSNPVSKCHREAYCLKEPASPHLAARLEGVNINVKRITEIADSYQPANRPLIIEGAGGLMVPITNTIFTIDLIRQLKASVIIVAGNYLGAINHSLLTARSLQQEGIPVLGWVFSGETHSNEDEVVAWSGFPKLGRIPQSSQIDKAFVKEQAEKLSLQLK; encoded by the coding sequence ATGACAAACCGCATCTTCATCACCGGCATCGGCACAGGCGTAGGCAAAACCATCACCTCCGCCATCATCACCGAATCCCTGCAGGCAGACTACTGGAAACCTGTCCAAACCGGGCTGACAGAAGGTACGGATACCGATACCATCAAAAAACTACTGAGCAATCCAGTATCCAAATGCCATAGAGAGGCCTACTGCCTCAAAGAACCGGCCTCCCCACACCTGGCAGCCAGGCTCGAAGGCGTGAACATCAACGTAAAAAGAATCACAGAAATAGCTGATAGCTACCAGCCAGCCAACCGCCCCCTCATCATCGAAGGCGCCGGCGGCCTCATGGTACCTATCACCAACACCATTTTCACCATCGACCTGATCCGGCAACTCAAAGCCTCCGTCATCATCGTTGCCGGCAATTACCTCGGCGCCATCAATCACTCATTACTCACCGCCAGATCCCTCCAACAGGAAGGAATTCCCGTACTGGGCTGGGTCTTCAGCGGCGAAACGCATTCCAATGAAGACGAAGTGGTGGCCTGGTCCGGATTCCCGAAACTCGGGCGCATCCCGCAATCCAGCCAGATTGACAAGGCTTTTGTAAAGGAACAGGCAGAAAAACTATCTTTACAGCTCAAATAA
- a CDS encoding pyridoxal-phosphate dependent enzyme — MKFCNSILETIGNTPLVKLHRVTAGLPCPVFAKVEFFNPGNSIKDRMAVKMVEVAEQKGLLKPGGTIIEGTSGNTGMGLALAAVIKGYKCIFTTTDKQSKEKVDILKAVGAEVIVCPTNVEPEDPRSYYSVSKRLATEIPNSFYVNQYDNLANRDAHYEQTGPEIWEQTDGKITHLIVATGTGGTITGTGRFLKEKNPDIKVWAIDSYGSLLTKYFETGEQDMSEVYPYITEGIGEDFVPQNYDMSVIDAFTKVTDKDGAVMARRITKEEGIFVGYSAGSAVAGLLQLKDSLKPTDVVVVIFHDSGSRYVGKVYNDQWMMERGFLDVKTVKDVVNGRRNQPLVTIQQEEKVSDAINKMKKYDIEHIPVLHMQEVVGSISENGLFIKLIDDANLKDAQVKEVMQAKFPEVNMDMPIEKLSSFINKENGAVLTKDESGVAHIVTKYDIIQALGS; from the coding sequence ATGAAGTTTTGCAACAGCATCCTTGAAACCATAGGAAACACCCCATTGGTAAAACTCCACCGCGTTACCGCAGGCCTTCCCTGCCCCGTCTTTGCCAAAGTAGAATTCTTTAACCCGGGCAACTCTATCAAAGACCGTATGGCCGTTAAAATGGTAGAAGTAGCCGAACAAAAAGGTTTACTCAAACCCGGTGGTACCATTATCGAAGGCACCTCTGGCAATACTGGTATGGGCCTGGCCCTGGCCGCAGTGATCAAAGGTTACAAGTGTATCTTTACCACCACTGATAAACAATCTAAAGAAAAGGTTGATATCCTCAAAGCCGTTGGCGCCGAAGTGATCGTATGCCCTACAAACGTAGAGCCGGAAGATCCCCGCTCCTACTACTCTGTATCCAAACGCCTGGCTACAGAAATACCCAATAGCTTTTATGTGAACCAGTATGATAACCTTGCCAACCGCGATGCACATTATGAGCAAACAGGTCCTGAGATCTGGGAACAAACAGATGGCAAAATCACCCACCTCATTGTAGCTACCGGTACCGGGGGTACGATTACCGGCACAGGCAGGTTCCTGAAAGAGAAGAACCCGGATATAAAAGTGTGGGCGATAGATAGCTACGGCTCCCTGCTGACGAAGTACTTCGAAACCGGGGAACAGGATATGTCAGAAGTATATCCTTACATCACGGAAGGAATTGGTGAGGACTTTGTGCCGCAGAACTATGACATGAGTGTGATTGATGCGTTTACAAAAGTGACGGACAAGGATGGTGCGGTAATGGCAAGACGCATTACAAAGGAAGAAGGCATCTTCGTGGGATACTCCGCAGGATCTGCTGTGGCAGGCCTTTTACAATTGAAGGATTCATTGAAGCCAACGGATGTAGTGGTGGTGATCTTCCATGATTCAGGTAGCCGTTATGTAGGGAAAGTGTACAATGATCAGTGGATGATGGAGAGAGGTTTCCTTGATGTGAAGACGGTGAAGGATGTGGTGAATGGTCGCCGTAACCAGCCACTGGTCACGATTCAGCAGGAAGAGAAAGTGAGTGATGCGATCAATAAAATGAAGAAGTATGATATAGAGCATATACCGGTTTTGCATATGCAGGAAGTGGTGGGATCGATTTCTGAAAATGGTTTGTTTATTAAACTGATTGATGATGCGAACCTGAAGGATGCACAGGTGAAAGAGGTGATGCAGGCGAAATTCCCGGAGGTGAACATGGATATGCCGATAGAGAAATTGTCTTCTTTTATCAATAAAGAAAATGGTGCGGTGTTGACGAAAGATGAAAGTGGTGTGGCACATATCGTTACCAAATATGATATTATTCAGGCACTTGGGAGTTAA
- a CDS encoding ABC transporter substrate-binding protein, with product MNNSPDSSYTDQTGREVKLSLPPRRIVSLVPSITELLFDLGLENEIVGVTKFCIHPVNNKTRIGGTKRLHLSAISALQPDLIIANKEENEREQVEALMQEYPVWVSDVHDLSSALEMIRQVAEITDRGQKGRELCTAINAAFAQLAQQIAVLTRGNEKLKVAYYIWKDPWMLAGGDTFISSMLEQCGLENVFKDRTRYPEISPETLMHTDCQLVLLSSEPFPFKESHVSFFKNLEVRLVDGEMFSWYGSRILRAVAYFRDIFYLNQTFF from the coding sequence ATGAATAATTCACCTGATTCATCTTATACAGATCAAACCGGCCGGGAGGTGAAGCTCTCTTTGCCTCCCCGCCGGATCGTGTCTTTAGTACCATCTATCACAGAGTTATTATTCGACCTGGGATTAGAAAATGAAATTGTGGGGGTGACGAAGTTTTGTATCCATCCTGTAAACAATAAAACCCGGATCGGCGGCACAAAGCGATTACATTTATCCGCAATAAGCGCTTTGCAACCTGATCTGATCATTGCCAATAAAGAAGAAAATGAACGGGAGCAGGTGGAGGCATTGATGCAGGAATACCCGGTATGGGTGTCGGATGTGCATGATTTAAGCAGTGCGCTGGAAATGATCCGGCAGGTAGCTGAGATCACAGATCGTGGACAAAAGGGAAGGGAATTATGTACAGCAATAAACGCCGCATTTGCACAATTGGCGCAACAGATAGCGGTTTTAACAAGGGGCAATGAAAAATTGAAGGTCGCCTACTATATCTGGAAAGACCCCTGGATGCTGGCCGGCGGCGACACATTTATCTCCTCCATGCTGGAGCAATGTGGGTTGGAGAATGTTTTTAAAGACAGGACCCGTTACCCGGAGATATCACCAGAAACGCTTATGCATACTGATTGTCAACTGGTTCTACTCTCTTCCGAACCCTTTCCTTTCAAAGAATCGCATGTTTCTTTTTTCAAAAACCTGGAAGTCCGGCTGGTAGACGGGGAAATGTTCAGCTGGTACGGTAGTAGAATCTTGCGCGCAGTGGCCTATTTTCGGGATATTTTCTATCTAAATCAGACTTTTTTTTGA
- the fbaA gene encoding class II fructose-bisphosphate aldolase gives MGKYRAGVLFGEELEALYNDAKNNAWAMPAVNVVGTNTVNAVLETAAKVNSPVIIQFSNGGAQFFAGKGMPNDKLQANIAGGISGAKHVHEVAKYYGVPVVLHTDHAAKKWLPWIDGLLDAGEEFKKLTGQPLYSSHMLDLSEEPIHENIEISKKYFERMNKLGMSIEIELGVTGGEEDGVDNSGVDNSKLYTQPEDVNFAYEQLSQVGKRFTVAAAFGNVHGVYSPGNVALRPEILQNCQDFIQAKHKTAAKPVYYVFHGGSGSPKHQIAEALGYGVIKMNLDTDMQWAYWEGVHDFYESKKAYLQAQLGNPEGADKPNKKYYDPRVWLRKGEETFVKRLEEAFKDLNCIGRNA, from the coding sequence ATGGGAAAATACAGAGCTGGCGTATTATTCGGCGAAGAGCTGGAAGCGCTGTACAATGATGCCAAGAACAATGCATGGGCAATGCCTGCGGTAAACGTGGTAGGTACTAACACAGTGAATGCTGTACTGGAAACTGCTGCTAAAGTAAACTCACCGGTTATTATTCAGTTTTCTAACGGTGGTGCACAGTTCTTTGCAGGTAAAGGAATGCCGAATGATAAGTTGCAGGCTAACATTGCAGGTGGCATTTCCGGTGCAAAACACGTACATGAAGTAGCTAAGTACTACGGTGTACCTGTTGTATTGCACACAGACCATGCTGCTAAAAAATGGTTGCCATGGATCGACGGTCTGCTGGATGCGGGTGAAGAATTTAAGAAACTGACTGGTCAGCCACTGTACAGTTCCCACATGCTGGATCTTTCCGAAGAGCCAATCCATGAGAACATCGAGATCTCTAAGAAATATTTCGAGCGTATGAACAAGCTGGGTATGTCCATCGAAATCGAACTGGGTGTAACCGGTGGTGAAGAAGATGGCGTTGATAACTCAGGTGTTGACAACTCCAAGCTGTATACTCAACCTGAAGATGTAAACTTCGCTTACGAACAACTGTCTCAGGTAGGTAAACGTTTTACTGTTGCTGCTGCTTTTGGTAACGTACATGGTGTTTATTCTCCAGGTAACGTAGCGCTGCGTCCTGAAATCCTGCAGAACTGCCAGGACTTCATCCAGGCTAAGCACAAAACTGCTGCTAAACCAGTTTATTACGTATTCCATGGTGGTTCAGGTTCTCCTAAGCACCAGATTGCGGAAGCACTGGGTTACGGTGTAATCAAAATGAACCTGGATACAGATATGCAGTGGGCATATTGGGAAGGTGTTCATGATTTCTATGAATCTAAGAAAGCTTATCTGCAGGCACAGCTGGGTAACCCGGAAGGTGCTGATAAGCCAAACAAGAAATATTATGATCCTCGCGTATGGCTGCGTAAAGGTGAAGAGACTTTCGTAAAACGCCTGGAAGAAGCGTTTAAAGATCTGAATTGCATTGGCAGAAATGCTTAA